The Caldisalinibacter kiritimatiensis genomic sequence ATAAAAACGTAACAAAGCTAATACTCAAGTTTTGGCATCATTTTACTTAAAATTATATCAACTCTATATCTTCCCAATTTCTTGCAAATCCCATTTTATATAGTACATCATCAATACTTATTACAAATAGCTCTTTTGATAATTTGTTGAGTGCTTTTTTTATTTCAGACACCATTTCCTTAAATTCTTTATTCTTAAGAAGTATTTTTAATGTTATTAGTACAGCAAATAAATCTTTGTTTCCACACTTTGGTCTACCATACATCATTGGTATAGATAGACTCCTATGTATAGAATTTGTTCTTATATATATATGACTTCTAAAATCATATAATCTCTCATCATGTGCACATTTATTTCTACAAAGAGTTAATATGCCAAGTATACTTCTCAAATCAGCATCAGATATTCTATATATTCTCGATATATTTTGACGATCCGTTTGTTTCATACAGCTATAAAAATAGCTAATTGTTCCTAAAGATAAAATATTTACTAAAACCCATAAAGGAATATAACCATATTCAGACATATAATGATTTATTGCACCATGCTTGTCCACTTGTCTTGCAATATCAGATTGTACTGTCTTTATTAAATTAACAATTTTTTTTAGTTGTTTAGTATCCCCTCGAGTTAAATCAAAATTAGATGTTTTCAAATAATTATCAT encodes the following:
- a CDS encoding Abi family protein, yielding MPYTGTPKRILENINYYNLINGYKELFILTPGTATSEEKYKRGAKFSEIYALYKKFDRELRMIFLKRILIVENQIKSQIAYEFSKKYGHDNYLKTSNFDLTRGDTKQLKKIVNLIKTVQSDIARQVDKHGAINHYMSEYGYIPLWVLVNILSLGTISYFYSCMKQTDRQNISRIYRISDADLRSILGILTLCRNKCAHDERLYDFRSHIYIRTNSIHRSLSIPMMYGRPKCGNKDLFAVLITLKILLKNKEFKEMVSEIKKALNKLSKELFVISIDDVLYKMGFARNWEDIELI